The following is a genomic window from Methanolinea sp..
GCCCGATCGCCCACACACTGGCCGGCATCGAGGCGATGGAAGGCTCGATCCGCTGCGAGATCCCTAAGGACGCAAAGCTCCTCCGCATCATCCTGCAGGCCGCAAACAGGCTGCACAGTATCGCTCTCCACAACATCCTGATCCTGCCCGATTTCTACCTGCCGGGCACCGACACGAAGATCAACCCGTTCTCCCCGCAGGAACCGGTCCGGAGTGTTGCAAAGAGGATCGTGAGGCTCCGCGAGATCGGCCAGACGATCGGCGAGATCGCGGGCGGAGAGGCGGTCCACCCGAGCAACCCGCGCGTCGGGGGGATGTACAAGGCCTGCACGAAGCAGGCGGTCACGAAGATGTACGACCTCGCCAAGGAAGGGCTCGTGCTCGCACGCGAGCAGATGGAGTTCATGCTCGCCGTCATCAACAACATGAAGAAGAGGGACTGGGTGGAGGTCGGCGGGAAGCAGATACCCCTGCCAAAGACCCTCGGGTACCACGACCAGGGGTACATGGCCGTCCACCCCATGTACGGCACGAGCAACCTCGACGAGAACCCTACGTGGGACCCCAACAGGTGGACCGACGTGAGGCCGTGGGACTGGTACATGGGCGAGGGTGAAGTCAGCCTCGCGGACCCAAGCTACCCCATCGGCGGGACCTCCCCGGTAGGGACCAAGGTCAACCCCCAGATGGAGGCCTGCACGGGAGTGCCCCTGTACGACGGTGCACCCGTCGAGGTCGGCCCGCGGGCACGCCTTGTGCGGTTCAAGAACTTCGACGAGAAGGGGACGTGGGGGCAGCACATCGCCCGGCAGCTCGAGTACACGGACTGCTGCTACACCATCCTCAACGCCCTCGACGAGTACAACCCGAGCGGCAAGGTCGTCGCGGACAAGATCCCGCAGGGTGACGGCTCCCTCGGGTGGGCCGCAAACGAGGCGCCCCGCGGCACCGACGTCCACCTCGCGAAGGTCAAGGACGGCCGGGTCCTCTACTACGAGATGCTCGTCCCCACCACCTGGAACTTCCCGACGTGCAGCCGTGCACTCACGGGAGCCCCGTGGCAGGTCGCAGAACTGGTCGTGCGCGGGTACGACCCGTGCGTGTCGTGTGCGACGCACATGATCGTCATCGACCAGGACAGGAAAGTCATCGCCCAGAAGCTCATCCAGTGAGAGTCCCGGCATGCTTTACCCCGAGATCGTGATCACAGGGTGCGGAAACCCGCTCTTCGCGGACGACGGTTTCGGACCCGCGGTGATCGAGGAGCTCCGGCGCATCGACCTCCCCGACAATGTGAAAGCCATCGACGCGGGCCTCGGGGGCCCGCACTTCGTTTTCACGCTGCTCGACCCCGCAGTGACGAGGAGGCTCATCATCGTCGACACCGTGGACTTCGGTGGAAAACCCGGGCAGCTCGCGCGGTTCTCTGCCGATGACCTCCCGCCCGGAAGCTACCGCGATGCCCACTCGTGGGACCTCACGGAACCCCTCCAGCGGCTGAAGGACAAGATGGAGATCACGGTTATCGGGTGCCAGCCCGGACGCGTGGCGGAATTTGAAATCGGTCTCTCGGATGAGGTGAGATCGGCGGTTCCCCTGGCAGTGCGCGAAGTACTCGCCCTCATAGGGGTGGATTATGGGACTACTCTCGAGAATCTTCGGAAAGAAGAGCACCAGCGAGCAGCCGGAGGCGAAGCCCGCGGCGGTCACTGGTGTGGAGAAGAAGGCTGAAACGACAAAAAAGGAGGAAAAGCCTGTGGCAGACAAGATTACAGTTGGCCACGTGCACATGAGCGGGTGCACGGGCTGTCTGGTATCCCTCGCAGACAACTATGGTGGATTGTTAACGATTCTTGACAAATACGCCGACCTTGTCTATGGCCTCACCCTCGCCGACGTGAGGCACATCCCAAAGATGGATGTCGCTCTCGTCGAGGGGTCGGTGTGCATCCAGGACAAGCTTGCAGTGCATGAGATCAAGGAGACCCGCGAGAAGGCAGCGATCGTCGTTGCAGTGGGCGGTTGCGCGTGTTACGGGAACATCACGCGCTTTGCGCGTGGCGGCCAGCCCAACCAGCCGCAGCACGAGTCGTACCTGCCCATCGGGGATCTCATCAAGGTGGATGTCTACATCCCCGGGTGCGCTCCGTGCCCCCAGCTCATCAGGAACGTGTGCGTGATGGCGTACCTCCTCCTGAAGGGCAACAAGGAGCAGCAGGAGCTCGCGAAGAAGTACCTCGCCCCGCTGATGCAGCTTGCCGAGCGCGGGACCGAGGCCTGTGGCTGCGACCTCATGTACGACGTCGTCAACCAGGGCCTCTGCATGGGGTGCGGGTCCTGCGCGGCCGCGTGCCCGGTCAGGGCGATCACCCACGAGTACGGGAAGCCCAACGTGAACAGGGAGATGTGCATCAAGTGCGGTGCGTGCTACGCCCAGTGCCCGAGGAGCTTCTTCAACTTCGACGTGGTGCCCGAATTCGAGGCCATCATGGACGCCATCGGGGCGGCGCTCAAGTGAGGTGAGAGAAAATGGCAGGAGAACTCGGAAAGTACAAACTCTGTGTCTCGGCGCGCAGCACTGACAAGGAGATCCTGAAGAGGGCACAGGACGGGGGCATCGTCACCCAGCTCTTCAAGTTCGCGCTCGAGGAGGGGATCATCGACGGCGCGATCGTGGCCGGCCCAAGCGACGAGCCGTGGAGGCCCCGCCCGTTCATCGCGACCACCGTCGAGGAGCTGATGACCTCGGGTGGCACCAAGTACAACATCAGCCCCAACGTCTCCTGGATCAAGGAGGCGACGAGGAGCTTTGGCCTCGAGAAGATCGGCATCGTGGGCACGCCGTGCCAGATGCAGGCGGTGAGGAAGGGCCAGCTCTACCCGTTCGGGTGGAGGGACGTGGACGACAAGATCAAGCTCGCGATCGGCATCTTCTGCATGGAGAACTTCCCGTACCAGAGCATCAAGCAGCTCGTCGAGGACCACGCGGGGATGAAGCTCGAGGCCGTCAAGAAGATGGAGATCGGGAAGGGCAAGTTCTGGGTCTACGGGTACCGCGGCCAGGTCGTCCAGCTGCCGCTCAAGGTGACCCACAAGTACGAGCAGCCCGCGTGCCACGTCTGCCTCGACTACGTCGCGAACCTCGCCGACATCTCGACGGGTTCGGTCGGGAGCCCGGACGGCTGGAGCACGGTCTTCGTGAGGACCCGCAACGGCGATGACATCTGGAACAAGGCTGTCGCCGCCGGCTGCTTCGAGACGAAGCCGATAGAGCAGGTGAAGCCGGGCCTCGAGCTCGTCACGAAGCTCGCGAACGAGAAGATCACGAAGAACCAGAAGACGATCGAGGAGAGGGCGAAGTTCGGCGTGAACAAGGCCCTGCGGAACCCCTACCTCGGACCGAAATAAACCTTTTTTTACAAGTAGGCGGATTCCCCCCTTTTTTCGTTGCGCAATGACTGCAGGTTTTCCCGCAGCGATAGGAAGACGTATATCCTCCGGGGTTCTTCTTATGTTCTACCACGAAGGTGAATCAGAGATATGACACGCTCCATCCTCGTCGCGGTCCCCGCCGTCCTCCTCGCTGT
Proteins encoded in this region:
- the frhA gene encoding coenzyme F420 hydrogenase subunit alpha, giving the protein MSKIVEISPTTRHEGHSKLVLKVDDAGIIERGDWLSITPVRGVEKLAIGKTMDQVPKIASRVCGICPIAHTLAGIEAMEGSIRCEIPKDAKLLRIILQAANRLHSIALHNILILPDFYLPGTDTKINPFSPQEPVRSVAKRIVRLREIGQTIGEIAGGEAVHPSNPRVGGMYKACTKQAVTKMYDLAKEGLVLAREQMEFMLAVINNMKKRDWVEVGGKQIPLPKTLGYHDQGYMAVHPMYGTSNLDENPTWDPNRWTDVRPWDWYMGEGEVSLADPSYPIGGTSPVGTKVNPQMEACTGVPLYDGAPVEVGPRARLVRFKNFDEKGTWGQHIARQLEYTDCCYTILNALDEYNPSGKVVADKIPQGDGSLGWAANEAPRGTDVHLAKVKDGRVLYYEMLVPTTWNFPTCSRALTGAPWQVAELVVRGYDPCVSCATHMIVIDQDRKVIAQKLIQ
- the frhD gene encoding coenzyme F420-reducing hydrogenase, FrhD protein, with amino-acid sequence MLYPEIVITGCGNPLFADDGFGPAVIEELRRIDLPDNVKAIDAGLGGPHFVFTLLDPAVTRRLIIVDTVDFGGKPGQLARFSADDLPPGSYRDAHSWDLTEPLQRLKDKMEITVIGCQPGRVAEFEIGLSDEVRSAVPLAVREVLALIGVDYGTTLENLRKEEHQRAAGGEARGGHWCGEEG
- the frhG gene encoding coenzyme F420 hydrogenase subunit gamma → MADKITVGHVHMSGCTGCLVSLADNYGGLLTILDKYADLVYGLTLADVRHIPKMDVALVEGSVCIQDKLAVHEIKETREKAAIVVAVGGCACYGNITRFARGGQPNQPQHESYLPIGDLIKVDVYIPGCAPCPQLIRNVCVMAYLLLKGNKEQQELAKKYLAPLMQLAERGTEACGCDLMYDVVNQGLCMGCGSCAAACPVRAITHEYGKPNVNREMCIKCGACYAQCPRSFFNFDVVPEFEAIMDAIGAALK
- the frhB gene encoding coenzyme F420 hydrogenase subunit beta, encoding MAGELGKYKLCVSARSTDKEILKRAQDGGIVTQLFKFALEEGIIDGAIVAGPSDEPWRPRPFIATTVEELMTSGGTKYNISPNVSWIKEATRSFGLEKIGIVGTPCQMQAVRKGQLYPFGWRDVDDKIKLAIGIFCMENFPYQSIKQLVEDHAGMKLEAVKKMEIGKGKFWVYGYRGQVVQLPLKVTHKYEQPACHVCLDYVANLADISTGSVGSPDGWSTVFVRTRNGDDIWNKAVAAGCFETKPIEQVKPGLELVTKLANEKITKNQKTIEERAKFGVNKALRNPYLGPK